In a genomic window of Callithrix jacchus isolate 240 chromosome 22, calJac240_pri, whole genome shotgun sequence:
- the LOC108589623 gene encoding LOW QUALITY PROTEIN: large ribosomal subunit protein eL31-like (The sequence of the model RefSeq protein was modified relative to this genomic sequence to represent the inferred CDS: deleted 1 base in 1 codon), with the protein MAPAKKGGEKKKGRSAINEVVTREYTINIHKRIHGVGFKKRAPRALKEIRKFAMKEMGTPDVRIDTRLNKAVWAKGIRNVPYRIRVRLSRKRNEDEDSPNKLYTLVTYVPVTTFKNLQTVNVDEN; encoded by the exons ATGGCTCCCGCAAAGAAGGGTGGCGAGAAGAAAAAGGGCCGTTCTGCCATCAACGAGGTGGTGACCCGAGAATACACCATCAACATTCACAAGCGCATCCATGGAGTGGGCTTCAAGAAGCGTGCCCCTCGGGCACTCAAAGAGATTCGGAAGTTTGCTATGAAGGAGATGGGAACTCCAGATGTGCGCATTGATACCAGGCTCAACAAAGCTGTCTGGGCCAAAGGAATAAGGAATGTCCCATACCGAATCCGTGTGCGGTTGTCCAGAAAACGTAATGAGGATGAAGATTCACCAAATAAGCTCTAT ACTTTGGTTACCTATGTACCTGTTACCACTTTCAAAAATCTACAGACAGTCAACGTGGATGAGAACTAA